A genomic window from Terrisporobacter glycolicus ATCC 14880 = DSM 1288 includes:
- a CDS encoding AAA family ATPase, giving the protein MKGKCKMEEINYNTFIREVKINKEKIANINEYPFSLPIIKHLEKLKMHPKVTFIVGENGSGKSTLLEAIAVAYGFNPEGGTKNFNFSTKNSHSILYEYITLVKGIKSPKDGFFLRAESMYNLATNIDELDGVIGPGARVIDSYGGKSLHDQSHGESFFSVMLNRFSKNGIYILDEPEAALSPCRQMSMLTRINELVKENCQFIISTHSPILMTYPDSTIYEIKDSKIREVNVEETDHFQITKSFLNSKEKFLNILLDD; this is encoded by the coding sequence TTGAAAGGCAAATGCAAGATGGAAGAAATAAATTATAATACTTTTATAAGAGAAGTGAAAATTAATAAAGAAAAGATAGCAAATATTAATGAGTATCCTTTTTCCTTGCCTATAATAAAGCATTTAGAAAAATTAAAAATGCATCCAAAAGTTACTTTTATTGTAGGAGAAAATGGTAGTGGAAAATCAACCTTATTGGAAGCTATAGCTGTAGCATATGGATTTAATCCGGAAGGTGGTACCAAGAACTTTAATTTTTCTACGAAAAATAGTCACTCCATACTTTACGAATATATTACCTTAGTAAAAGGAATAAAAAGTCCAAAAGATGGATTCTTCTTGAGGGCAGAGTCAATGTATAATTTGGCTACTAATATAGATGAATTAGATGGTGTTATTGGCCCAGGAGCTAGAGTGATTGATTCATATGGAGGCAAATCTCTTCATGATCAATCTCATGGAGAATCATTTTTCTCTGTAATGTTAAATAGATTTTCAAAAAATGGTATATATATTCTTGATGAGCCAGAAGCCGCCCTGTCTCCATGTAGACAAATGTCAATGCTTACTAGGATAAATGAATTAGTAAAAGAAAACTGTCAATTTATTATAAGTACCCATTCACCAATACTTATGACTTATCCTGATTCTACAATATATGAAATTAAAGATAGCAAAATTAGAGAAGTAAATGTGGAGGAAACGGATCATTTTCAAATAACAAAATCATTTTTAAATAGTAAAGAAAAGTTTTTGAATATTTTATTAGATGACTAA
- a CDS encoding DUF975 family protein, whose protein sequence is MWIRSELKERGKITFKKFYWKAVLVCFICLLLSGGLGSGVSSRVSDTYDSFMHNDYNYTDDYYYGNDEYYYDEDLDQEKSDSLNIVEEFFASGFFLLFMGIFILIFIVIFIVKLLIVYPIEIGKNNFFMGIREEEKTLDSLIFIYKSGQLKNTIFTMFMKGLFQFLWSLLFIIPGVIKSYEYRMIPYILSENPDISRQRAFEISKRMMIGNKWNTFMLDLSFLGWEILSGLTIGILGIFYVNPYVQSTNAELYAYLREDALKNGYVSSSELIGF, encoded by the coding sequence ATGTGGATTAGAAGTGAACTGAAAGAAAGAGGAAAAATTACTTTTAAAAAATTTTATTGGAAAGCAGTGCTAGTATGTTTTATATGTTTACTATTAAGTGGAGGCTTAGGAAGTGGAGTTAGTAGCCGAGTAAGTGATACTTACGACTCATTTATGCATAACGATTATAACTATACAGATGACTACTATTATGGAAATGATGAATATTATTATGATGAAGATTTAGATCAAGAAAAATCAGACTCTCTTAATATAGTGGAAGAATTTTTTGCTAGTGGATTCTTTTTATTGTTTATGGGTATATTTATACTTATTTTTATTGTGATATTCATTGTTAAATTACTAATTGTTTATCCAATAGAAATAGGGAAAAATAATTTCTTTATGGGTATTAGAGAAGAAGAAAAGACACTAGATAGCTTGATTTTTATTTATAAAAGCGGTCAACTTAAAAATACAATATTTACAATGTTTATGAAGGGCTTATTCCAATTTTTATGGTCATTGTTATTTATAATTCCAGGAGTAATAAAATCTTATGAATATAGAATGATACCATATATATTAAGTGAAAATCCAGATATAAGTAGACAAAGGGCTTTTGAAATAAGTAAAAGAATGATGATTGGAAATAAATGGAATACTTTTATGCTTGATTTATCATTCTTAGGATGGGAGATATTATCAGGTCTTACTATAGGTATACTTGGTATTTTCTATGTTAATCCTTATGTACAAAGTACAAATGCAGAGTTATATGCTTATCTTAGAGAGGATGCTCTTAAAAATGGATATGTTAGTAGTAGTGAATTAATAGGATTCTAA
- the nifJ gene encoding pyruvate:ferredoxin (flavodoxin) oxidoreductase has translation MAKFMKTVDGNTAAAHVAYAFTEVAAIYPITPSSTMAELVDEWASQGRKNVFGQKVKVVEMQSEAGAAGAFHGSLQAGALTSTFTASQGLLLMVPNMYKCAGELLPGVFHVTARALAAQALSIFGDHQDVMAARQTGVVMLASGSVQEVADIAPVAHMSAVEGSLPFIHFFDGFRTSHEIQKVELMENEDYEKLLDMNAVQAFRDKALSPNHPVTRGTAQNPDIYFQTREVSNKYYNDIVGIVEKNMARMSEITGRKHSLFDYYGAEDAKHVVVAMGSVTEALEETIDYLNAKGEKLGMIKVHLFRPFSAEHFLAAMPKTVERVCVLDRTKEPGAPGEPLYLDVVNVLAKSELSPLVVGGRYGLGSKDTTPTDLHAVFENLNIEEPRNGFTIGIVDDVTNTSLPKAEPIKIKAPGTVRCKFWGLGSDGTVGANKQAIKIIGDHTDKYAQAYFDYDSKKSGGITMSHLRFGDTPIRSTYLLDESDYIACHNQSYVFKYDLLQGLRKGGTFVLNTIWDEAGLEAHLPAEMKKYIAENEIEFYTINAVKIGQEIGLGNRINMICQAAFFKLADIIPVDDAVKYLKDSIVKAYGKKGEKVVNMNYQAVEAGINSLVKVNVPASWANATEDEATTTCEEPAFIKDILRPMSGQKGNDLPVSTFLGYEDGTFPCGTAAYEKRGIAVNVPEWITENCIQCNRCSFICPHACIRPVLVNEEELENAPEAFKTKKATGKGFDGLQYRIQVSPMDCTGCGNCADVCPAKEKALVMKPFDTQDVEVENWAYAVDPAKVAPKGDIMNPKTVKGSQFRQPLMEFSGACAGCGETAYIKLVTQLFGDRMMIANATGCSSIWGGSAPSTPYTCNHEGKGPSWANSLFEDNAEYGLGQHLAVEQIRGKLVEDMQKLAANPCCEEGGTVFNNWLENKDNGEASVEASKAVVELINKAEPKDEETKALIESVKSRQDYLAKRSQWILGGDGWAYDIGYGGLDHVLASGENVNVLVFDTEIYSNTGGQSSKSTPIAAMAKFAAAGKRSRKKDLGMMAMSYGNVYVAQVAIGADYNQFVKAVVEAEAYDGPSLIICYAPCISHGLKEGMGRSVANEEQAVKSGYWHLYRHNPTLRAEGKNPFSLDSKEPTESFRDFLMKQVRYSAIAKQFPEEAEQLFTMAEESAKDRLDSYKRLAD, from the coding sequence ATGGCTAAATTTATGAAAACAGTTGATGGAAATACAGCTGCTGCTCATGTTGCTTATGCATTTACAGAAGTTGCTGCTATATATCCAATAACACCATCTTCAACTATGGCTGAATTAGTTGATGAATGGGCATCTCAAGGGAGAAAAAATGTCTTTGGACAAAAAGTAAAAGTTGTTGAAATGCAATCTGAAGCAGGAGCTGCAGGAGCATTTCATGGTTCATTACAAGCAGGAGCTTTAACTTCAACATTTACTGCTTCTCAAGGTTTATTATTAATGGTACCAAATATGTATAAATGTGCTGGTGAATTATTACCAGGTGTATTCCACGTTACTGCTCGTGCATTAGCTGCTCAAGCATTATCAATATTTGGAGACCACCAAGACGTTATGGCTGCAAGACAAACAGGTGTTGTTATGTTAGCTTCAGGTTCAGTTCAAGAAGTTGCTGATATAGCTCCAGTTGCACATATGTCTGCAGTAGAAGGATCTTTACCATTTATACATTTCTTCGATGGATTCAGAACATCACATGAAATTCAAAAAGTTGAATTAATGGAAAATGAAGATTATGAAAAATTATTAGATATGAATGCTGTTCAAGCATTTAGAGATAAAGCTTTATCTCCAAACCATCCAGTAACTAGAGGTACAGCTCAAAACCCTGATATATACTTCCAAACAAGAGAAGTTTCTAATAAATACTATAATGATATAGTTGGAATAGTTGAAAAAAATATGGCGAGAATGAGCGAAATAACAGGAAGAAAACATAGCTTATTTGATTACTATGGAGCAGAAGATGCTAAACATGTAGTTGTTGCTATGGGTTCTGTTACAGAAGCTTTAGAAGAAACAATAGATTACTTAAACGCTAAAGGTGAAAAACTTGGTATGATAAAAGTTCACTTATTCAGACCATTCTCAGCTGAACATTTCTTAGCAGCAATGCCTAAGACTGTTGAAAGAGTATGTGTTCTTGATAGAACAAAAGAACCAGGTGCTCCAGGTGAACCATTATACTTAGATGTAGTTAACGTACTTGCTAAATCTGAATTATCTCCATTAGTAGTAGGTGGAAGATACGGACTTGGATCAAAAGATACAACTCCAACTGATTTACATGCAGTATTTGAAAACTTAAACATAGAAGAACCTAGAAATGGATTTACTATAGGTATAGTAGATGATGTAACAAATACATCTTTACCAAAAGCTGAGCCAATTAAAATAAAAGCTCCAGGAACAGTAAGATGTAAATTCTGGGGATTAGGATCAGATGGTACTGTTGGTGCTAACAAACAAGCAATAAAAATAATCGGTGACCACACTGATAAATATGCACAAGCATACTTTGACTATGATTCTAAAAAATCTGGTGGTATAACAATGTCTCACTTAAGATTTGGTGATACTCCAATCAGATCTACATATCTTTTAGATGAATCTGATTATATAGCTTGTCATAACCAATCTTATGTATTTAAATATGATTTATTACAAGGATTAAGAAAAGGTGGTACTTTCGTACTTAACACTATATGGGACGAAGCTGGCTTAGAAGCTCATCTTCCTGCAGAAATGAAAAAATATATAGCAGAAAATGAAATAGAATTCTATACTATAAATGCTGTTAAAATAGGTCAAGAAATAGGTCTTGGAAATAGAATAAACATGATATGTCAAGCTGCATTCTTTAAATTAGCTGATATAATACCAGTTGATGATGCAGTTAAGTACCTAAAAGATTCTATAGTAAAAGCTTATGGTAAAAAAGGTGAAAAAGTAGTTAACATGAACTACCAAGCTGTTGAAGCAGGTATAAATTCATTAGTTAAAGTTAATGTTCCAGCTTCTTGGGCAAATGCTACAGAAGATGAAGCAACTACAACTTGTGAAGAACCAGCATTCATAAAAGATATATTAAGACCAATGAGTGGACAAAAAGGTAATGATTTACCAGTAAGTACATTCTTAGGATACGAAGATGGTACATTCCCATGTGGTACTGCTGCTTATGAAAAGCGTGGTATAGCTGTAAATGTTCCAGAATGGATTACAGAAAACTGTATACAATGTAATAGATGTTCATTCATATGTCCTCATGCTTGTATAAGACCAGTTCTTGTAAATGAAGAAGAATTAGAAAATGCACCAGAAGCATTTAAAACTAAGAAAGCTACTGGTAAAGGATTCGATGGATTACAATACAGAATCCAGGTTTCTCCAATGGACTGTACAGGATGTGGAAACTGTGCTGACGTATGTCCAGCTAAAGAAAAAGCTTTAGTTATGAAACCTTTTGATACTCAAGACGTAGAAGTTGAAAACTGGGCTTATGCTGTAGATCCAGCAAAAGTTGCTCCAAAAGGAGATATAATGAATCCTAAAACTGTTAAAGGTTCTCAATTTAGACAACCATTAATGGAATTCTCAGGAGCTTGTGCAGGATGTGGAGAAACTGCATATATCAAACTTGTAACACAATTATTTGGAGATAGAATGATGATAGCTAATGCTACTGGATGTTCATCAATCTGGGGAGGATCTGCTCCATCAACTCCATACACTTGCAACCATGAAGGCAAAGGTCCATCTTGGGCAAACTCATTATTTGAAGATAATGCTGAGTATGGATTAGGACAACATTTAGCTGTTGAACAAATAAGAGGTAAATTAGTTGAAGATATGCAAAAACTTGCTGCTAACCCATGTTGTGAAGAAGGTGGAACAGTATTCAATAACTGGTTAGAAAATAAAGATAACGGTGAAGCATCTGTTGAGGCAAGTAAAGCTGTTGTTGAGTTAATAAATAAAGCTGAGCCAAAAGATGAAGAAACTAAAGCATTAATCGAATCTGTTAAATCAAGACAAGATTACTTAGCTAAGAGATCTCAATGGATACTTGGTGGAGACGGTTGGGCTTATGATATAGGTTACGGTGGACTTGACCATGTTCTTGCATCAGGAGAAAATGTAAATGTTCTTGTATTCGATACAGAAATTTACTCTAATACTGGTGGTCAATCTTCTAAATCTACTCCAATTGCTGCTATGGCTAAATTCGCTGCTGCTGGTAAGAGATCTAGAAAGAAAGACCTTGGTATGATGGCAATGAGCTATGGTAATGTATATGTTGCTCAAGTTGCTATAGGTGCTGATTACAATCAATTTGTTAAAGCAGTTGTAGAAGCTGAAGCTTATGATGGACCATCTCTAATCATATGCTACGCTCCATGTATATCTCATGGATTAAAAGAAGGTATGGGTAGAAGTGTTGCTAATGAAGAACAAGCTGTTAAATCTGGATACTGGCATTTATACAGACATAACCCAACTCTTAGAGCTGAAGGTAAGAATCCATTCTCACTAGACTCTAAAGAGCCAACTGAAAGCTTCAGAGACTTCTTAATGAAACAAGTAAGATACTCTGCTATAGCTAAACAATTCCCAGAAGAAGCAGAACAATTATTCACAATGGCTGAAGAATCTGCTAAAGATAGATTAGATAGCTATAAGAGATTAGCTGACTAA